From the genome of Macadamia integrifolia cultivar HAES 741 unplaced genomic scaffold, SCU_Mint_v3 scaffold3662, whole genome shotgun sequence:
aaaaaaaaaaaaaaaaaaggaaaaatagaaatagaaacccaaatCCTTATTGATGTTGCAACTAATTCTCAACAAGCTGAGACTCTTAAAGACATAGCTTTAAGACACCACAAACCTTCAAAAGCTCCAAATAGGTAGACCAAACATATATAGGgataaatcttttatttttgttcctcCTCAGAAtcaaatatataaattttttgcaCCAATATAAAAAATGGTATACTCATCAGTATTTTTGTACATTAATTTGAAATCTGTACTGATTCATACTTGATATCCATGATTCTTTCAAATCAAAATGATCTCTTGATCCCCTTAAAATCCATTGAGTCAATACACTCACACTTGTCTCTATTAAGGTTCAACAATTTCAACAGCTCAGTTGCCTTCTCCTTTGTTGTCTCATGACCACAACCAACCTGTAAGAGCAACAAAAGCTTCTGAAAGGCACCCACTTCAGAGCCTCAACAAGAACACCTCCATCACTCCTCTTCTCAAACTTGCAGAGCTTCCAAATAATCGAAACCGAGAACTCCGTCGCAATGTCTGATACTCTCAGAAGCTTCTTAACTATAATTGGTATGGTTAAAGCATTACCATAAGCCTTCTCTCTTGCTTCCTCACTGTAGAAAATCCCATTTAGAACACCCAAAGCCTTCTCACACAGACTCCTCTCTGAGTCAACAAGGATCTCAAGTAATAAATCTACCAAACCCATATCTGCAAATTCTGATCTGATTTCATCTCTTGAATTGAAAGATGAAACCAAATAGTAAACAACCATCAAAGAAGCTTTAGTTGAAGCAGGGCAGACGGGTTCTTTGATTAGCTTAACTACAGCTtctttagctccttcaatcctTGCCAAGGCATCAACCTTTTCTTCATCCAAACAAAGAATCTCTTTAATGGCTAAAACCGCGTTTCTCCTCGTAGAAAGATCGCCGGATTTCAGGAACCTTACCAAGCAGTTTAAAGATTCCGGTGTACCCAACAAAGAAGCGGTTTCTGCGTCAAGTGGAAACATTAAGGTTAGTGTTGACAAGATCTCCTCCAACAATTCTGAGTATATCTCCACCGAAATTGCAGCGAAAGTATTGAAAATCGCCACCAAAGTCCTTCCGGCGCCATTAGCCTTAAGACACTTCTTGTTTCGATCGCTCTCCTTCCCCTTACTCTTGATCTTTGACACAAAATTCTTGCACTTGGATTGATCCTCACGCCTTGTGGCATCCATGATTTCAGAAAGAATCTCCATAACCTCAATTGGGGTTACTGGAACTCGAGGAGTTGGAATCCTTTCGATACCAAAAGATCGATTCTTGACACACCAATCCTGTATCATCCTCCTTATGGCATGATTTGGGATCTGTTCAACGTTCATCAAGGCTCGATTTGTGACTGGGCAACTGTAATTGCCGGCTTCGATCCATGGCTCAATGCTTTCCCTGTCGTAAGTGATTCCGGTGGATAATGTGACAGGGTCCTTCATGAGGTCTAGTGAAATTGGACACCTGAAGTGGGTAGGGATAGTTACTTCCAGTTCAGGTTGCTGGGTTTCGCTGGCACTAGCACGGCGGCCGCCACCGGATCTCCGCCCCCTCCATGTAGGAATCATGGTTTGGATGAGCTGAAAGAGATGAGAGAACAGAAAGAATCAGGGGAATttgatgtgtttgtgtttgtgattgtttttgttgtttgtgAAGTGTGAGAGAGGGGggagatttatatatatatgttgggtaagcgagagagagagagagagagagagagagagagagagagagagccaactaataaattcaaagttcaaacacgGTTTATTATAATGTGTTATGTTTTAATAGAAGAAACAGAGGTGTGAGAATGGAAGGTAAGGTAAGAGAAAAGGGCCAGGGGGGGGTGATTTGAATATTTGACCGTTGAAAAGAAGACCGTCAAAGGAAGGAAACGGTGATTAGAATAGAAAGCCATGAGGGTTGACGTGTTGACCAAAAGCCTGTCAACGGAGATGTTGAGACCGACTGGGTCTTGTTTCTTTAGTTTCTGTGAGAACTAGGTTGCTCTTGTTCTTAACGCGCCCTTGACACGCACTTGACGCGAAGCCTTCAGCCTTAAAGACTCCATCCTTATAGAAGGATTTGAGGAGTTTCTCTGGTCCATGCATAGAAGGGTGGAGCAAGGGGGTCAATCGGTTTGGTCGgtccatggtttcaagtatcggtattgtatcGGCTGAGAATGATTTCTGAGCCTTGATCAATCTGGATTAGTTACCCATATCGTTTAAGGGGTGAAATAgtaaaaattgtatttttttttaaatcaagggCAAAATTGACCTACCATCCCCTGAATCCATGGTTCGGGCAGTTGGGTCTGTATTGATTTAGGccaatttggttttgggtttgtattGATTTCTCTTAACGATTTGTTATTAGACAAATTTTAGTTTTGATCTGGTTTGAGTTTAGTTTAATATGTATATGTATCACGGttctaagtatcggtattgaATTGGCTGTATCAATAACACCTATGACTGATTCTAATACCTAACAAATCCGTGATCGAGTAtcatattgataccaatacagatACGGATACCATGAACTAGCTAAAATCATGTAAATTGCACACTTGGGATTCTTCAAAGGTATGATAGATGAAACCCACAAACAATTGGTGAATGATAATAACAACTagtaatttatttaatttataaaaagaaaaattgtattAAATGGCTTTAAATTTGTTGAAAACTATTTCTGATGttacattaaataatttttagcaTTAAGATAAGAGGCAGAAAAATAACATCATGATTAATCAAACATTATTTTACAATGAATTATCAACAATTTgttatgtgtatatatatatatatatatatatatagaaaagaaaGCTTTCTAATCCACTAACCATATGGAGGAAAGATATGGCTCCTCTCCTGTGTCGAGGGGGGGTGCTAGATAGGTACCCGTGAggagagatatatatatatatatatatatctcattaGTCCCTCTCACCCCCTTGGTACTAGAGAGGATACTAATCCAGAGAGAGATAGGCCCTCGATTTTCACGAATTAAGTTCAATTAGAGTTGGCAAAGTGACAAAATcaagtattaaaaaataaaaaaaatgaagcaaacCCATTTTTGTGGCTGTTTGGTCCCTGTCCCCCACCCCAAGGACCTTCTTTGTTCTTCTGAATCTTCTCTattgttaataataataataataattaacttGCTTACAAAACCTTTCTAGGCACTCTAGATTCGAAAAACTTATGCTCCTATTTAATACTGAAACCTGATTGTTTAGAcatgatacatgttatatattagTAGAAGACTAGTCTTTTTAGTGTGGTCCTAATAACCATCTTACCACCATATGTGAGACAAACTACGTCGGGATTGTTTGTGCTTACTAAGTTTCCTCTAAAAACTAGAAAGGTATGCTTATTGATCAGTTTGGGAATAGAGTCGTAATGACTTTGTTCCTTCTAACATTCATGGTCAAATTTAGTGAATCACTGATTTATTACCATTCCTATATAATATTGTGCTATAACTTGTGGCGAAAATTCTACGCCAACTTAACTGCAATTTCCTTCTtagatgattttttatttatttataactcTCACTAGTCCATC
Proteins encoded in this window:
- the LOC122068261 gene encoding LOW QUALITY PROTEIN: U-box domain-containing protein 21-like (The sequence of the model RefSeq protein was modified relative to this genomic sequence to represent the inferred CDS: inserted 1 base in 1 codon); translated protein: MIPTWRGRRSGGGRRASASETQQPELEVTIPTHFRCPISLDLMKDPVTLSTGITYDRESIEPWIEAGNYSCPVTNRALMNVEQIPNHAIRRMIQDWCVKNRSFGIERIPTPRVPVTPIEVMEILSEIMDATRREDQSKCKNFVSKIKSKGKESDRNKKCLKANGAGRTLVAIFNTFAAISVEIYSELLEEILSTLTLMFPLDAETASLLGTPESLNCLVRFLKSGDLSTRRNAVLAIKEILCLDEEKVDALARIEGAKEAVVKLIKEPVCPASTKASLMVVYYLVSSFNSRDEIRSEFADMGLVDLLLEILVDSERSLCEKALGVLNGIFYSEEAREKAYGNALTIPIIVKKLLRVSDIATEFSVSIIWKLCKFEKRSDGGVLVEALXVGAFQKLLLLLQVGCGHETTKEKATELLKLLNLNRDKCECIDSMDFKGIKRSF